One part of the Methylobacterium mesophilicum SR1.6/6 genome encodes these proteins:
- the thpR gene encoding RNA 2',3'-cyclic phosphodiesterase encodes MPRLFTGLAVPPAIADALKTYQGGLPGARWIEPGDFHVTLRFLGDIEATVADDVVEALAEMRPRPALRVTLDGLGIFGGDKPRALYAAVVPEASLMDLQAEQERLVRRAGVEPERRKFTPHVTLARLRRDATPEATAMYLSQAPVFAPLSFDADRVTLFSARDLTGGGPYVAEAEFPFA; translated from the coding sequence ATGCCGCGCCTGTTCACCGGGCTCGCCGTCCCGCCGGCGATCGCCGACGCCCTGAAGACCTACCAGGGCGGCCTGCCCGGCGCCCGCTGGATCGAGCCGGGCGACTTCCACGTCACCCTGCGCTTCCTGGGCGATATCGAGGCCACGGTGGCCGACGACGTGGTCGAGGCTCTGGCCGAGATGCGGCCGCGTCCCGCCCTGCGGGTGACGCTCGACGGCCTCGGCATCTTCGGCGGCGACAAGCCGCGGGCGCTCTACGCGGCGGTGGTTCCGGAGGCGAGCCTGATGGATCTCCAGGCCGAGCAGGAGCGGCTGGTCCGGCGGGCCGGGGTCGAGCCGGAACGGAGGAAGTTCACCCCGCACGTGACCCTGGCCCGCCTGCGCCGCGACGCGACGCCGGAGGCGACGGCGATGTACCTGTCGCAGGCGCCGGTCTTCGCACCGCTGTCGTTCGACGCGGATCGGGTGACGCTGTTCTCGGCGCGGGACTTGACCGGCGGCGGCCCGTATGTGGCGGAGGCGGAGTTCCCGTTCGCGTGA
- a CDS encoding arylesterase — protein sequence MGAALGPRHDEGGVFRRAALFAAALTLLMVSFMTASQAAPGGPVRLVALGDSLTAGYRLPADAAFPTVLERLLKGKGEDVSVANAGVSGDTATGGLDRVDWSVPDGTAGVILELGANDMLRGTDPKVTEGALSAIIERLKARGIPVLLAGMQAAPNLGPDYKARFDAIYPTLAKRYDLTLYPFFLDGIIGDRAQHLDDGLHPNRQGVETIAARILPTVETFLGGLRQGASR from the coding sequence ATGGGTGCCGCATTGGGGCCGCGCCATGACGAAGGCGGTGTGTTCCGGCGCGCGGCCCTGTTTGCCGCAGCGCTAACCCTCCTGATGGTCTCTTTCATGACAGCATCGCAGGCCGCTCCGGGCGGCCCGGTCAGGCTCGTCGCCCTCGGCGACAGCCTCACCGCCGGCTATCGCCTTCCCGCCGACGCCGCCTTCCCGACGGTGCTGGAGCGCCTGCTCAAGGGCAAGGGCGAGGACGTGAGCGTGGCCAATGCCGGCGTGTCGGGCGACACCGCCACCGGCGGCCTCGACCGGGTCGACTGGTCGGTGCCGGACGGGACCGCCGGGGTGATCCTCGAACTCGGCGCCAACGACATGCTGCGCGGCACCGACCCGAAGGTGACCGAGGGGGCTCTGTCCGCGATCATCGAGCGGCTGAAGGCGCGGGGCATCCCGGTGCTGCTCGCCGGGATGCAGGCCGCGCCGAATCTCGGGCCGGACTACAAGGCGCGCTTCGACGCGATCTACCCGACCCTGGCCAAGCGCTACGACCTGACCCTCTACCCGTTCTTCCTCGACGGGATCATCGGCGACCGGGCGCAGCATCTCGATGACGGGCTGCACCCGAACCGGCAGGGCGTCGAGACCATCGCGGCCCGCATCCTGCCGACCGTGGAAACCTTCCTGGGCGGCCTCCGACAGGGGGCGTCGCGGTAA
- a CDS encoding ABC transporter ATP-binding protein → MSQGKVPRAPAIALSDIDLSLGRGAARVHVLRGISLSVDRGEAVGLVGPSGSGKSTLLMVMAGLERPDSGGVVIEETDLVRLDEDALARFRGRRIGIVFQAFHLVPTMTALENVALPLELADRSGALERARAELEAVGLGHRLHHYPAQLSGGEQQRVAIARAVAPDPAILVADEPTGNLDEATGRQIVDLLFRLKRDRGATLVLVTHDNGLARLCDRTVRLRSGRIEEAVAA, encoded by the coding sequence GTGAGCCAAGGCAAGGTGCCGCGCGCGCCGGCGATCGCGCTCTCGGACATCGATCTCAGCCTCGGACGCGGCGCCGCCCGCGTCCACGTCCTGCGCGGCATCTCGCTCAGCGTCGACCGCGGCGAGGCGGTGGGCCTCGTCGGCCCCTCCGGCTCCGGCAAGTCGACGCTGCTGATGGTCATGGCCGGTCTGGAGCGGCCCGATTCCGGCGGCGTCGTCATCGAGGAGACCGACCTCGTCCGCCTCGACGAGGACGCGCTCGCCCGGTTCCGCGGCCGCCGGATCGGCATCGTGTTCCAGGCCTTCCACCTCGTGCCGACCATGACGGCGCTCGAGAACGTGGCGCTGCCGCTGGAACTCGCGGACCGCTCCGGCGCCCTGGAGCGCGCCCGCGCCGAGCTGGAGGCGGTCGGCCTCGGGCACCGGCTGCACCATTACCCGGCGCAGCTCTCGGGCGGCGAGCAGCAGCGCGTCGCCATCGCGCGGGCGGTCGCCCCCGACCCGGCGATCCTGGTCGCCGACGAGCCCACCGGCAACCTCGACGAGGCCACCGGCCGCCAGATCGTCGACCTGCTGTTCCGGCTGAAGCGCGACCGCGGCGCGACGCTCGTGCTGGTCACCCACGACAACGGCCTCGCCCGCCTGTGCGACCGCACCGTGCGCCTGCGCTCCGGGCGGATCGAGGAGGCGGTGGCCGCCTGA
- a CDS encoding ABC transporter permease yields the protein MHGTIARPDPAPRRIPLTLRLALRELRAGLRGFAVFLACIALGVAAIAGVASISRSLSDGLGREGRRILGGDLAYNLINREATDTERQALAREGRLDVVASLRAMAVAGSGDAALVELKAVDPATYPAAGDLATDPPGRLADLLAERDGVPGALADPALLTRLDVKVGDRIALAGHPVAIRGTIVSEPDKIAGGIGFGPRLMISEPTLRATGLVQPGSLNRWSYRILLPSGTPDADLDAAQARIRAATPEAGWEIRSRSNADPRFAKSIERFTQFLTLVGLTALIVGGVGVGNAVHAFVERKRPSIATLKSVGAPGSQVVALYLTQVMLIAGLGTGIGLAIGASLPFLLDALFAADLPLPLNPTLAPGELALAAAYGLITAFAFAITPLGRAHDVPVSGLFRDTVDPARVSPRWRYRIWLAVSLTALVALSVATAFDRRVALIFIAAAAIAFGLLHLVALGLMALARRLPHPRWPAPRMALANLHRPGALTPAIVLSLGLGVTLLVTLSLIDVNVRRTISATLPARAPNLFFLDIPSRDAARFRDFLAGAAPNGKIEDVPMMRGRIVALNGVPARKIRPPEDAAWVLDGDRGITYADTVPDGSSLTEGAWWSAEQGAKPLVSFEADLARQLGLKLGDTVTVNVLGRDLTATIFNLRRVEWRNLGINFVMVFSPGTFRGAPHSDLATLTLPGGTDAATENHILRDVAKTFPSVSAVRVKDALDAIGDLVGRLVLAIRGASAVAVLASLFVLAGAIAAGHRARLYDAVVLKVLGASRSRLLAAYAIEYAALGLATALFGLMAGTLAGWVIVAKVMHLDFRLDLSGALVAAVAAVALAILLGLAGTWRILGQKPAPYLRQI from the coding sequence ATGCACGGCACGATCGCCCGCCCCGACCCCGCACCCCGCCGGATCCCGCTGACCCTGCGCCTCGCGCTGCGCGAGCTGCGGGCCGGGCTCAGGGGCTTCGCGGTGTTCCTCGCCTGCATCGCGCTGGGCGTCGCGGCGATCGCCGGCGTGGCGTCGATCTCGCGCTCGCTCTCGGACGGGCTCGGGCGGGAGGGACGCCGGATCCTCGGGGGCGACCTCGCCTACAACCTCATCAACCGCGAGGCGACCGACACGGAGCGGCAGGCGCTGGCGCGGGAAGGCCGCCTCGACGTCGTCGCCTCCCTGCGGGCCATGGCGGTGGCGGGCAGCGGCGACGCGGCCCTGGTCGAGCTGAAGGCCGTCGATCCCGCCACCTACCCGGCCGCGGGCGACCTCGCCACCGACCCGCCGGGCCGCCTCGCCGACCTGCTGGCGGAGCGGGACGGGGTGCCGGGGGCGCTCGCCGACCCGGCCCTGCTGACCCGGCTCGACGTCAAGGTCGGGGACCGGATCGCGCTCGCCGGGCACCCGGTGGCGATCCGCGGCACGATCGTGTCCGAGCCCGACAAGATCGCCGGCGGCATCGGCTTCGGGCCGCGGCTGATGATCTCCGAGCCGACGCTCCGCGCCACCGGCCTCGTCCAGCCCGGCAGCCTCAACCGCTGGAGCTACCGGATCCTCCTGCCGTCCGGCACGCCGGATGCCGACCTCGACGCGGCGCAGGCCCGGATCCGCGCCGCGACGCCGGAGGCCGGCTGGGAGATCCGCTCCCGGAGCAACGCCGACCCGCGCTTCGCCAAGAGCATCGAGCGCTTCACGCAGTTCCTGACCCTGGTGGGGCTCACCGCGCTGATCGTCGGCGGCGTCGGGGTCGGCAACGCCGTCCACGCCTTCGTGGAGCGCAAGCGGCCCTCGATCGCGACCCTCAAGAGCGTGGGCGCGCCGGGCTCGCAGGTGGTCGCCCTGTACCTGACCCAGGTGATGCTGATCGCCGGCCTCGGCACCGGGATCGGCCTCGCGATCGGCGCGAGCCTGCCCTTCCTGCTGGACGCCCTGTTCGCCGCCGACCTGCCGCTGCCGCTCAACCCGACCCTCGCCCCGGGCGAGCTGGCGCTCGCCGCCGCCTACGGGCTGATCACCGCCTTCGCCTTCGCGATCACGCCGCTCGGCCGCGCCCACGACGTGCCGGTCTCCGGCCTGTTCCGCGACACGGTGGACCCCGCCCGGGTCAGCCCGCGCTGGCGCTACCGGATCTGGCTGGCTGTCAGCCTCACGGCCTTGGTCGCCCTGTCGGTGGCGACCGCCTTCGACCGGCGGGTGGCGCTGATCTTCATCGCGGCCGCCGCGATCGCGTTCGGCCTGCTGCATCTGGTGGCGCTCGGGCTGATGGCGCTCGCCCGCCGCCTGCCGCATCCGCGCTGGCCCGCGCCCCGGATGGCGCTCGCCAACCTGCACCGGCCCGGCGCCCTGACGCCCGCCATCGTCCTGTCGCTGGGACTCGGCGTGACGCTTCTCGTGACGCTCAGCCTGATCGACGTCAACGTCCGCCGCACGATCAGCGCGACCCTGCCGGCCCGGGCGCCGAATCTCTTCTTCCTGGACATCCCCTCGCGGGACGCCGCCCGGTTCCGGGACTTCCTGGCCGGCGCCGCCCCGAACGGGAAGATCGAGGACGTGCCGATGATGCGCGGCCGGATCGTCGCCCTGAACGGTGTGCCGGCGCGCAAGATCCGGCCGCCGGAAGACGCCGCCTGGGTGCTCGACGGCGACCGGGGCATCACCTACGCCGACACGGTGCCGGACGGCTCCAGCCTCACCGAGGGCGCGTGGTGGAGCGCCGAGCAGGGCGCGAAGCCGCTGGTCTCCTTCGAGGCCGACCTCGCCCGCCAGCTCGGCCTGAAGCTCGGCGACACCGTGACGGTGAACGTGCTCGGCCGCGACCTCACCGCGACGATCTTCAACCTGCGCCGGGTGGAGTGGCGCAACCTCGGCATCAACTTCGTGATGGTGTTCTCGCCGGGCACGTTCCGGGGCGCCCCGCACTCGGACCTCGCCACGCTGACCCTGCCCGGCGGCACCGACGCGGCCACCGAGAACCACATCCTGCGCGACGTGGCGAAGACATTCCCGTCAGTGAGCGCCGTTCGGGTCAAGGACGCGCTGGACGCCATCGGCGACCTCGTCGGCCGGCTGGTCCTGGCGATCCGCGGAGCCAGCGCCGTCGCAGTCCTGGCGAGCCTCTTCGTGCTGGCGGGTGCCATCGCGGCCGGGCACCGGGCGCGGCTCTACGACGCCGTCGTGCTGAAGGTCCTGGGCGCCAGCCGGTCCCGGCTGCTCGCGGCCTACGCGATCGAGTACGCCGCTTTGGGCCTCGCCACCGCCCTGTTCGGCCTCATGGCCGGGACGCTCGCCGGCTGGGTGATCGTCGCCAAGGTCATGCACCTCGATTTCCGGCTCGACCTGTCGGGCGCGCTGGTGGCGGCCGTGGCCGCGGTGGCGCTCGCGATCCTCCTCGGCCTCGCCGGCACCTGGCGGATCCTGGGGCAGAAGCCGGCGCCGTACCTGCGGCAGATCTGA
- a CDS encoding PAS domain-containing protein, with protein MRINEIDGYAENADRLRAALDASCVVGAWEWDHVGGVVVYDAGAALLLTGKSDLADRPINGPMALAAVHPEDMTWLMDHMLRAVSSSGLVLAEYRVFKADGSVRWLLSRGRTHRSADGQPQRSHGILMDITEIRDGGDRYVLGKPLTGVDPLERAVDLALALKDTLTDDMPAEVRTAAELVLLGLGRTIAGTVAD; from the coding sequence ATGCGCATCAACGAGATCGATGGCTACGCGGAGAATGCCGACCGTCTCCGCGCGGCCCTCGACGCCTCCTGCGTTGTGGGAGCCTGGGAGTGGGACCATGTCGGCGGTGTCGTCGTCTACGACGCGGGCGCGGCGCTGTTGCTGACCGGCAAGTCCGACCTCGCCGACCGCCCGATCAACGGACCGATGGCTCTGGCGGCGGTGCATCCCGAGGACATGACGTGGCTGATGGACCACATGCTGCGGGCCGTCTCGTCCAGCGGACTGGTGCTGGCCGAGTACCGCGTGTTCAAGGCGGACGGCTCCGTCCGCTGGCTCCTGAGCCGGGGTCGGACCCATCGGAGCGCGGACGGCCAGCCGCAGCGGTCGCACGGAATCCTGATGGACATCACGGAAATCCGTGACGGCGGCGACCGCTACGTGCTCGGCAAGCCCCTGACGGGCGTTGATCCCCTGGAGCGGGCGGTCGACCTCGCCCTCGCGCTCAAGGACACGCTCACCGACGACATGCCGGCGGAGGTGCGAACCGCGGCTGAACTCGTCCTGCTGGGTCTCGGCCGCACGATCGCCGGCACGGTGGCCGACTGA
- a CDS encoding Bax inhibitor-1/YccA family protein, producing the protein MAFENSPFRYGAQQPSGYAGTQVEVDQGLRTFMLGVYNNMVVGLGISGLVALGLNMASVAAYQGTRPILTPFGQTLYLSPLKWVLMLAPLAFIFVFSMRMDRMSASSARTMFWAFAAVMGASMSSLLLVFTGGSVVQVFFITAAAFGSLSLWGYTTRRSLSGMGSFLMMGLIGIILASLVNIFFASSALQFAISVLGVLIFAGLTAYDTQKLKEMYLYGGFDGEMAAKMSVNGALTLYLDFINMFQFLLSLIGDRR; encoded by the coding sequence ATGGCATTCGAAAACAGCCCCTTCCGGTACGGCGCCCAGCAGCCGTCCGGCTACGCCGGCACCCAGGTCGAGGTCGACCAGGGGCTGCGCACGTTCATGCTCGGCGTCTACAACAACATGGTCGTCGGGCTCGGCATCTCGGGTCTCGTCGCGCTCGGCCTGAACATGGCCTCCGTGGCGGCCTACCAGGGCACCCGCCCGATCCTGACCCCCTTCGGTCAGACGCTCTATCTCAGCCCGCTGAAGTGGGTCCTGATGCTCGCCCCGCTGGCGTTCATCTTCGTCTTCTCCATGCGGATGGACCGGATGTCGGCCTCGTCGGCGCGGACGATGTTCTGGGCCTTCGCGGCGGTGATGGGCGCCTCGATGTCCTCGCTCCTGCTGGTCTTCACCGGCGGCAGCGTGGTCCAGGTGTTCTTCATCACGGCGGCCGCCTTCGGCTCGCTCAGCCTCTGGGGCTACACCACCCGGCGCAGCCTCTCGGGCATGGGCTCGTTCCTGATGATGGGCCTGATCGGCATCATCCTCGCGTCGCTGGTGAACATCTTCTTCGCCTCGTCGGCCCTCCAGTTCGCCATCTCGGTGCTGGGCGTGCTGATCTTCGCGGGCCTGACCGCCTACGACACGCAGAAGCTCAAGGAGATGTATCTCTACGGCGGCTTCGACGGTGAGATGGCGGCCAAGATGTCGGTGAACGGCGCCCTGACGCTGTACCTCGACTTCATCAACATGTTCCAGTTCCTGCTGAGCCTGATCGGCGACCGCCGCTAA
- a CDS encoding dihydrodipicolinate synthase family protein: protein MPALSGLSAFPITPSDADGRVDAEGLRRLLETLADAGVDSVGLLGSTGTYAYLSRDERRRAVTIAAETVGGRVPLLVGIGALRTDEAIRLAQDARAAGAGAGLLAAMSYTPLTDDEVAAHFEAVAEEGGLPLVIYDNPATTHFRFSPALIGRIARLPGVVAAKCPAPDPAAAAPGVAALREAVPPYFPIGFSGDWNVTESLIAGGAAWFSVAGGLFPKACSAIVRAVEAGDAARARALNADLEPLWALFKAHSSLRVVYAAADILGLCRAEPPRPIRPLPPEVVAEIAATVRALGLA from the coding sequence ATGCCCGCACTCTCCGGCCTCTCCGCTTTCCCGATCACCCCGAGCGATGCCGACGGCCGCGTCGACGCCGAGGGCCTGCGCCGGCTCCTGGAGACCCTGGCGGATGCCGGGGTCGACTCGGTCGGCCTGCTCGGCAGCACCGGGACCTACGCGTATCTGAGCCGTGACGAGCGGCGGCGGGCCGTCACGATCGCCGCCGAGACCGTGGGCGGGCGGGTACCGCTCCTCGTCGGCATCGGCGCCCTGCGCACCGACGAGGCCATCCGCCTCGCGCAGGACGCGCGGGCGGCCGGCGCCGGGGCCGGACTCCTCGCGGCGATGTCCTACACGCCGCTGACCGACGACGAGGTCGCGGCGCATTTCGAAGCGGTGGCGGAGGAAGGCGGCCTGCCGCTCGTGATCTACGACAATCCGGCCACGACGCATTTCCGGTTCTCGCCGGCCCTGATCGGCCGGATCGCGCGGCTGCCCGGCGTGGTCGCCGCGAAGTGTCCGGCGCCGGATCCGGCGGCCGCAGCCCCCGGCGTCGCGGCGCTTCGGGAGGCTGTCCCGCCCTACTTCCCGATCGGCTTCAGCGGCGACTGGAACGTGACCGAGTCGCTGATCGCCGGCGGCGCGGCGTGGTTCAGCGTCGCGGGCGGCCTGTTTCCCAAGGCCTGTTCGGCGATCGTGCGCGCGGTCGAGGCGGGCGATGCCGCGCGGGCGCGCGCCCTGAACGCGGATCTCGAGCCGCTCTGGGCGCTGTTCAAGGCACATTCGAGCCTGCGCGTGGTCTACGCGGCGGCCGACATCCTGGGCCTGTGCCGGGCCGAGCCGCCGCGGCCGATCCGGCCGCTGCCACCGGAGGTCGTGGCCGAGATCGCCGCAACTGTCCGCGCCCTGGGGCTGGCCTGA
- a CDS encoding DUF2794 domain-containing protein produces the protein MTERTSAGPRPDEAAGHVIPFPARAAPPQVAFNRDELRTIFNLYGRQVAAGEWRDYALDFRRDKAVFSIYRRSSEMPLYRIEKDPKLARRQGAYAVIAASGHILKRGTELARVIAVLEPAPKAV, from the coding sequence ATGACCGAACGGACGAGCGCCGGGCCGAGGCCCGACGAGGCGGCAGGGCATGTCATTCCCTTCCCAGCCCGCGCGGCTCCTCCGCAGGTCGCCTTCAACCGGGACGAACTGCGCACGATCTTCAACCTCTACGGCCGTCAGGTCGCCGCGGGCGAGTGGCGCGACTACGCCCTCGATTTCCGCCGCGACAAGGCGGTGTTCTCGATCTACCGCCGTTCGTCGGAGATGCCGCTCTACCGGATCGAGAAGGATCCCAAGCTCGCGCGTCGCCAGGGCGCCTACGCGGTGATCGCCGCCAGCGGCCACATCCTGAAGCGCGGCACCGAGCTGGCCCGGGTGATCGCCGTGCTGGAGCCGGCGCCGAAGGCGGTCTGA
- the bluB gene encoding 5,6-dimethylbenzimidazole synthase, with product MGPPAFDDAFLHDLDALFAWRRDVRRFRTDPVDEGALRACLAAAHRAPSVGNSRPWRFVRVSDPGRREGVAASFARCNAAAASGYDAERAAQYRSLKLAGLNEAPVHLAAFCDDATVAGLGLGRASMPETLAYSVVGAVQCFWLAARARGLGVGWVSILDPGSVTALLAVPETWRLVAYLCVGHPVEEHCDPELERHGWQAEDRRGGTLIER from the coding sequence ATGGGCCCGCCCGCCTTCGACGACGCCTTCCTGCACGACCTCGACGCGCTGTTCGCGTGGCGCCGGGACGTGCGCCGGTTCCGGACGGATCCGGTGGACGAGGGTGCCCTGCGCGCCTGCCTGGCGGCGGCCCATCGGGCCCCCTCGGTGGGCAACAGCCGGCCCTGGCGCTTCGTGCGCGTCTCGGACCCCGGCCGGCGGGAAGGCGTCGCCGCGAGCTTCGCCCGCTGCAACGCCGCCGCGGCGTCCGGCTACGACGCGGAGCGCGCCGCGCAGTACCGGTCGCTCAAGCTCGCCGGGCTGAACGAGGCGCCGGTCCATCTCGCGGCCTTCTGCGACGACGCGACCGTGGCCGGCCTCGGCCTCGGGCGGGCGAGCATGCCGGAGACGCTCGCCTACTCGGTCGTCGGCGCGGTGCAGTGCTTCTGGCTGGCGGCGCGGGCCCGGGGGCTCGGCGTCGGCTGGGTGTCGATCCTCGACCCCGGTTCCGTGACGGCGCTCCTGGCGGTGCCGGAGACGTGGCGGCTCGTGGCCTATCTCTGCGTCGGCCACCCGGTGGAGGAGCACTGCGACCCGGAGCTGGAGCGCCACGGCTGGCAGGCCGAGGACAGGCGCGGCGGCACGTTGATCGAGCGCTGA
- a CDS encoding L,D-transpeptidase, with amino-acid sequence MSGRVAALFGLAGAMLAGCLGSAQAREVVAFQNGVAPGSVVISVSQRKLYLVNGDGTAIRYPVAVGRPGKQWFGTASIDGKYVAPAWSPPAEVKRDNPRLPNLIAGGSPHNPMGAAAMTLAGGEYAIHGTNRPSSVGTYASYGCIRMYNQDVVDLYGRVDVGTRVYMTH; translated from the coding sequence ATGTCGGGTCGGGTGGCGGCTTTATTCGGGTTGGCCGGAGCGATGCTGGCCGGATGTTTGGGCTCCGCGCAGGCGCGCGAGGTCGTGGCCTTCCAGAACGGCGTCGCGCCGGGCTCGGTGGTAATCAGCGTCTCGCAGCGCAAGCTGTATCTGGTGAACGGCGACGGGACGGCGATCCGCTATCCCGTGGCGGTCGGCCGGCCCGGGAAGCAATGGTTCGGGACGGCGAGCATCGACGGCAAGTACGTCGCCCCGGCCTGGTCCCCGCCGGCCGAGGTGAAGCGCGACAACCCGCGCCTGCCGAACCTCATCGCGGGCGGCTCGCCGCACAACCCGATGGGCGCGGCGGCCATGACGCTCGCGGGCGGCGAGTACGCGATCCACGGCACCAACCGCCCGAGCTCGGTGGGCACCTACGCGTCCTACGGCTGCATCCGCATGTACAACCAGGACGTGGTCGATCTCTACGGCCGGGTCGACGTGGGCACGCGGGTCTACATGACCCACTGA
- a CDS encoding cupin domain-containing protein, which produces MATKVSARGAAEGPHGEITLAQGARLGMRMWRGEEPNADKPMTTSPHETVGYVISGRAELIVGSETVALAAGDSYCVPAGAEHTYRILETFTAVEATAPPAT; this is translated from the coding sequence ATGGCGACGAAGGTATCGGCACGGGGCGCGGCCGAGGGGCCGCACGGCGAGATCACCCTGGCGCAGGGCGCGCGCTTGGGGATGCGGATGTGGCGGGGCGAGGAGCCCAACGCCGACAAGCCGATGACCACCTCGCCCCACGAGACCGTGGGCTACGTGATCAGCGGCCGGGCGGAGCTGATCGTCGGGTCGGAGACCGTGGCGCTCGCGGCCGGCGATTCCTACTGCGTGCCGGCCGGGGCCGAGCACACCTACCGGATCCTGGAGACGTTCACGGCGGTCGAGGCGACGGCGCCGCCGGCGACCTGA
- a CDS encoding 2-keto-3-deoxygluconate permease, translating to MQIKAAIDRIPGGLMLVPLLLGALCKTFAPGAPAYFKGFTQGIMTGVIPILAVWFFCMGASLRLGATGTVLRKSGTLVLTKLLSAWAIVMVASLFIPPEGVQSGFSAGLSILAIVCAMDMTNGGLYASLMQTYGSREEAGAFILTSIESGPLMSMIILGASGAAHFEPQIFVGAVLPFLVGFALGNLDPKLRALFAPGGQLMIPFFAFALGNTVDLGNLLSPLAGLGIALALAVIVLTGIPLILADRAIGGGTGTAGLAAASTAGAAAANPLAIAAVAPQFAPAAPTATVLVTICIIVTSIVVPILTGLWYRRFGAGAAEAPVEQALGAPAGLPAE from the coding sequence ATGCAGATCAAGGCGGCGATCGACAGGATTCCCGGTGGGCTCATGCTGGTGCCGCTCCTGCTCGGCGCCCTGTGCAAGACCTTCGCGCCGGGGGCGCCGGCCTATTTCAAGGGCTTCACGCAGGGGATCATGACCGGCGTGATCCCGATCCTGGCGGTCTGGTTCTTCTGCATGGGCGCGTCGCTGCGCCTCGGCGCCACCGGTACGGTCCTGCGCAAGTCCGGCACGCTGGTGCTGACCAAGCTCCTGTCGGCCTGGGCGATCGTGATGGTCGCGTCGCTGTTCATCCCGCCCGAGGGCGTGCAGTCCGGCTTCTCCGCCGGCCTGTCGATCCTGGCGATCGTCTGCGCGATGGATATGACCAATGGCGGCCTCTACGCCTCCCTGATGCAGACCTACGGCAGCCGCGAGGAGGCCGGTGCCTTCATCCTGACGTCGATCGAGTCCGGCCCGCTGATGAGCATGATCATCCTCGGCGCCTCGGGGGCGGCCCATTTCGAGCCGCAGATCTTCGTCGGCGCGGTGCTGCCGTTCCTCGTCGGCTTCGCGCTGGGCAACCTCGACCCGAAGCTGCGCGCCCTGTTCGCCCCGGGCGGCCAGCTGATGATCCCGTTCTTCGCCTTCGCGCTGGGCAACACGGTCGATCTCGGCAACCTGCTCTCGCCGCTCGCCGGGCTCGGCATCGCGCTGGCGCTGGCGGTGATCGTCCTGACCGGGATCCCGCTGATCCTGGCCGACCGGGCCATCGGCGGCGGCACCGGGACGGCGGGACTCGCCGCCGCCTCCACGGCCGGGGCGGCGGCCGCCAACCCGCTCGCCATCGCGGCCGTGGCGCCGCAATTCGCCCCGGCGGCCCCGACCGCCACCGTGCTGGTGACGATCTGCATCATCGTCACCTCGATCGTCGTGCCGATCCTGACCGGCCTCTGGTACCGGCGGTTCGGGGCGGGCGCCGCGGAGGCGCCGGTCGAGCAGGCGCTGGGGGCGCCCGCCGGCCTCCCGGCCGAGTAG
- a CDS encoding DUF1674 domain-containing protein produces the protein MQDPTGKDPNGHGADAPEGAPRRLSPAAQRALAEAAERRAAIDARAAAISAKPERQGRGGLEPVRYDDWEVKGLAVDF, from the coding sequence ATGCAAGACCCCACCGGAAAAGACCCGAACGGCCATGGCGCGGACGCGCCCGAAGGCGCTCCGCGCCGTCTGAGCCCCGCGGCGCAGCGCGCCCTGGCCGAGGCCGCCGAGCGGCGGGCGGCGATCGATGCCCGCGCCGCCGCGATCAGCGCCAAGCCCGAGCGTCAGGGCCGCGGCGGGCTGGAGCCGGTGCGCTACGACGACTGGGAGGTGAAGGGCCTCGCGGTCGACTTCTGA